DNA from Nitrospira sp.:
ACCAGAGCCGCCGCTATAGACGCCCACTTACTGCGCCAACCGAAGAACCGGTCTGCCTGTCCTGATTTCCATTGGATCCAGACTAAGGCCGGAGACAATAAAATGAACGAGCCTGCCGATTGATCCTTCGTCGCCCCCGCCAACGCGACGAAGCTCCCGAGCCATAGACCCCGCTGCACCGTGAGTCCCCCGCGCAGACTCACCGCAACAACGGCCAAGCCAAGGCTCGTCCACCCCAGCACAGGCATATCAGGATTGGTCAGCTTCGCATAGTAGGACATGGGGAACAGCAGCATTGTAAAGACTGCGGCCAAACATCCTGCGCGCCGTCCCCATAAACCGCGAGCGCCGACGTACACGCCGACGACGGCCGCCACACCCAGTATTATGGACAAAGACCGGCACAGGAGACCGAGAACTTCGAAGGCTCCGACCGGATCGACGAGACCGAAGGGAAAGGTGGGAGTCGGATGGGCGAATTGATCGGTGACCAACAACCACGCCATATAGGGCGCCATGGCACAGGCCATTAAAAAGTAGTGCCCCCAGGGATAGGCGACATTGCGATTGGGGGCCGGCGCGACGAATGTGTCGTGCATCTCCGCCAATGCCGCGAGCGGGGCCGCATCATCATTGCCCCAGGCATGGGTTCGTTCATAATTGGTCGCATGGGGGAGGCCCCACGTAATCCCCGGTAAATAGACGCAGACGGTCATCACGGCGAGACACACCGCGCACCGGTCTTTCACCAATCCCTTCAGGACACCACTCATAGGTGGCCTTGGCCGACAAAAAATGGCCCGAGGACCAAATGATGCAGGTGGCTCTGTTGAAACGCGAAAATCGCCTCTTCCGGGGATCGCACAATCGGCTCCTCATGCATGTTGAAGCTCGTGTTGATCAACACCGAAATCCCCGTCAGATGTTTATAGGCGGACAAGATATCGTGCATGCCGGGATTGATCTCCCGCCTTACCAGTTGAGGACGCGCCGTACCATCGATATGGACGGCTGCCGGGCACAACCGCCGCATGGTGTCCGTACAACCGACCACGAGAGTCATGAATTCACAAGGGCGCTCCCTGCCTTTTCGTATTTCAAAATATTCTTCGTAGTCTTCATACAATGCCATTGGAGCAAACGGCATGAATTCCGTTCGATGGAGTTGCTGATTGAGCCAATCATTCACCGACTTGTCTCCGCAGTGGTAGAGAATGGATCGATTCCCGAGCGCTCTCGGCCCGAATTCCATACGACCGTCGCAACGAGCGACGATTTTCCTTTCTGCGAGCGCTCGGGCGACCACGTCCGCAATACAGTCCGGCTTCGTGACGTGCAACTGCGGATACCGTTTGAGCGCCGCCAGACAGTCCTTTTCCGTGAACTCGGTTCCAAGATACATATCGCGGACAGGCTTCGGCTCTGCAGCCGGAAGGCTCAACGCCGCCCCGACACAGAGACCGCCGTCTCCCATGTTGGGAAACACATAAAACGAGTCGATATCCAATTGTTCTGCCAACGCCATATTTAACTTCACATTCGCCATAACCCCGCCGGCCGCCACGAGAGGAAGGCGCTCTCCCGCCAGATACTTCTGCGTCAGGCGCACGAGCTCACGTTCCATCAAGAACTGAAAGGCATAGGCGACATCCTCCCGCTTGTATCCTCGCAACAATCGCTTGAGCGGCATCTTATAGTTGCGATACTCGACCGTCAGAAGATTCACCTTGCCGGCGAGCACTTCCTTGAATTTCGGACGGATAAAACCCTCCGCATAGTAGCGCTTGTTGAGCGTAAACTGCCCGTTCTCGGCCGAGAAGGTGCGCTCCACCTTTTCAATCAACTCCGGCACCGGCTTTCCATATCCCGCCAATCCCGTGATTTTTCCTTCGTGACGCCCACCTTTGAATCCAAGAATTTGCGTGCAGGCGGTATAAAACTGACCGAACGAATTCGGGTAGAAGTACTGGGCCACTCTCCTGATCGTCGAACCTGCTCCGCGGGAGATCGTGATGGACAATTCATCCCCCACTCCATCGGCGACGAGAATCAAGGCCTTCTGTGCGGTACTCGTCCGAAACGCGGCGGAGGCATGTGACTCGTGGTGCTCAACGTACTGAATCTTCGGACGTATGCCGTACTCTGTTTCGAGGAACCGTCCGAGGGTGTCATATTTCATGGCGCGCCAGAGGCAAAACGCCCGATAGGCCACGCGGCAGAAATGAGGAACGTAATCATTCCAGGAATGGAAGTCCGTCACGTCGCGTTTCAAGCTATCGACAATGCGCGGGAGGAGGTCCCTCGGTTCGAGGCCGGACACGGCCACGGCATCGATCTCTTTCGGATTGATACCCGCCACCTGAATCGCCTCCCGAATGGAGCGAGTGGGCGGGAAGGCATCGTCGAGCTTGATGCGCGACATTCTTTCCTCGTTGATCGCGGACAGGATCTGTCCATTCTTCACCACACAGGCACCGGTTTCGTGCGTCGTGCTGATCCCCAGTATCGTGCGAGGGCTCAAGTCAGGGGCCGACCTCGGCCAATCCCGCACAAGATCTTCGCTGGTCGTCAGGGCGAAGTCCCGCTTGACCCGATCGAACAACACATCCAGAAAGCGAAGCTTCGATCGGCTGGAAAAGTAATTATTCGTGTACAGCTTCAGGCGGACGCTCGGTAAACCCGGCTGTCGGTCGGAAAAATCCGTGAGGTGGAATAACATCGTCAAATAGTTGTACCGCCGGCTGAAGCGCCGGACTTGCGCATGAAAATAGAACCGAGACAGGTAAAACGCGTAGCAAGGGTGAAAGGGAGGCAGCCATGGACCGGGGTGCGGCATCGGGAACTCGAACAACCGGCTCTCCGGGAACAACAGGAACGGCTCAGGGAAGAGCCGCTGCAATCCGAGCCGTTCCCGAAATTCATTCGTCGGAAAGATAGAACTGTCATAGCGATACCCGGCATCACGAAGGATCTCCAATGATTCGAAATCGATCGAGTATCCGGGGGCTCTGAATCCCTGGCATTCGATGCCCAGAACATCCTCGATGGTTTTCTTTCCGGAAGCGATTTCCTCACGTTTGTCCATGGATGAGAGCTGATTCAAGTATCGATGAGTCAGAGAGTGACACGCGATCTTGTGACCGGCCCGCACGACGGTTTCCACGGCTCGACGTTTTTCTCCCCCCTCCAGATCGCTCCCGATCACAAAGTACGTGGCGGTCACTCCGTGGCGTTCGAACCACGCCAGGGAGTTCTCGACCGCAGAGGTGTAGAGTGCATCCTGCGCCCCATCATACCGATACCCATGCCCTTGATGGATGGCGCTAAGACCATCCATGTCAACATGCACAAAAGCCTTTTTCTGGATGACTTGAGACGGGGGTTCCGCGTGCGAGCTCACTTGGGCTTCTAGAGGACTAGCCGCCATGGTCGTTGTTACAGGCATGACACCGTCATCCCTTCATCTAGTTTCCCGTGCCCACAGCAGATGCCGGATGCGCTCCGGGCAGTTGTTCGCCATCGACAAAGGCTCGAAACCAGAGTTCCAAACATAACAATCCCCAGACCTGCCGGCCGAAGCTTCGTTCGTGAAGCAGCAACCGCTCCACTTCCTTTACCTGATAGATCCCCCGTTGCCGCGCACGAGGCCCCAGAAGGATGTCGCTCAGGAACTCCCGCAGCGGACCCCGGCTCCACTCATTCAGGGGCACCGGAAATCCCATCTTGTCCTTCCGGTTAAAGACCGTCTCCGGCAATAAGACCCGAACGGCATCCCGAAATACCCGTTTGGTATCCCCACCTTTGAAACGAGCCGTCGGTGGCATTCGCGTCACGAGATCGGCGATCCGATGATCGAGCAGCGGGACTCGGGACTCCAACGACACGCTCATGCTGGTTCGATCCTCGACTTGAAGGAGGGCTGGGAGCAGCGTTTTCAGATCGAAGTTGGTCATCTTATTGAAATAGCTTTTCGTAGACGGGTTATTGAAGACTTCTTGAAAGGCCGCGACCATCCGAGCCTGACTCCGGCCGTTCCACACATCTCGACTGATGAGCGTATCCGCATCGTCAAGACGGCTCACGAGGCGGAAATAGCGTTGATCCATGTCGTCGAACAAGCCGTCTTTCCACAAGTGTTGGAGCATCGGCTTGTACTGCCGTAACAGCGACAGATTGGGCATGATACTCTCCCACGTCACGACATACCGCCCCTCGTCTTGCGTCCCGAAGATGACTCCCTTCAAACACTGCTCCAAATACGCGACGAGGTATCGTGCGTAGCCGCCGAAAATTTCATCCCCCCCCTGCCCGCCCAGCACCACCTTCACGTGCTCTCTCGCCAGTTTCGACACACAGTATTGGGGGAAGAGCCCGGGACCTGCCGCCGGTTCGTCCATCATGTACATCAGGCGAGGCATGACCTCCACGAAGTCCTGCCAATTCGGCCAGACTTCGTGATGTCGACTGTTGACGTGCTCGGAAACTGAGCGGGCATAGGCCGTTTCGTCGTACTGGGGGCCGTCTCTAAACGCTCCCGTAAAGGTGTGAAATTGGCCTCCATAGACGGGAGCGGCGAGACACACGACCGTCGAACTATCGATACCGCCCGAGCAATGAGCGCCGACCGGCACATCACTACGCAGTTGAAGGCGCACGGAATCCTGCAACACGAGCAACAGCTGCTCCGTGTAGTAATCCTCAGTGTGGTGGCTGTCGATCTCATAGTTGAAATCCCAATATCGCACGAGGGACGGCTCTTGATCGCGGAACGGCCGAAAGGTGAGATAGTGCGCAGGTTCCAGCTTGCGGATATGGCGAAACAGGGTCCGCTCTCCCAGACACAACTGAAACGTCAGGTACTCTTCCAGCCCCTGGACGTCCGGATCAGGGGCTGCGAGACCGGCTCCAATGAGCGCCTTCGGCTCGCTCGCGAATGCAAAGCGCTTTCCATCGCACATCCAATAAAACGGTTTGATTCCCATTCGGTCACGGGCCGCGAACAATCGCTGTTGACGACGATCCCAAATCGCAAAGGCGAACATGCCGTTCAACCGCTCAAGACAACGTTCCCCCAATTCCTCGTAAAGATGGAGAATGACTTCCGTATCGCTATGCGTACGAAAGGTATGGTTCCGCATCAACTCTCGACGGAGTTCCAGGTAGTTATAAATCTCCCCGTTAAACACGATCCAAATCGATTCGTCTTCATTGGTCATGGGTTGATGACCGGCCTCAAGATCGATGATCGACAGGCGCTTGTGACCTAACGCCACGGGCCCTTCTCCCCACAATCCCTCCCCATCCGGCCCCCGATGCGACAACAACGTCATCATGGCGCGCACGATCGACTGATCGACCGCGTGAGACCGATCACGATGGATCACTCCAGCAATTCCACACATGGATCAGTCATTCCCTTTCAATAAGATGGCCGCTTCTCAAACGGGGCGGTTCGCCCTATCCGATATTGCACGCCGCATTCCATTGCATCCGACTCGCCATCAAGCTCGATGAGCCCTCAAGACGATTTCAGGCATAGATAGACGATCATCAATCCGAACCGGCGTGAGAGGAACCGGTGCAGGGGGTCCGGTATACGTACCGGCAGCGAGCGCCTCGGTAATCCCTGACGTATCGAGTCGAGATGATCAAACCAGCCGTGAATCATCCCATCGACATCGCGACGCCTGTAGGCTTTCCCAAGGGGATTGTCCTTACCGTCATAAAGTCTGACCAGCTCTTCCGGCTGCGTTGCCCACAGCATGGATTCCCGTCCCCTCCCCTCCAGGCGTACCCAGGAGCAAATGAGGACGGCGATCATCCGATACCACAAGGGATTTCGAAGGTAGAGGGTGTTGTAGTAGACGGAAAAACAGGCGGTTCCGTTCGGCTTTAACACACGATGCATTTCCTGGATACATCGCACCGTGTTCGGGGTGTGGTGAATAACCCCCTGGCAGTTGACGTGATCGAAGGATCCGTCGGCATAAGGCAGCTCCTCTGCGTTCCCCAGTCGCACGTCGGCTTGCAACCCGAAGAGCCGGCATCGGCGACGGGTCAACTCGACCGCGCTGCCGGCCAAATCACAGGCATCGACCCGCGCTCCAAGACGGCAGAACTGGTGGACCCAAAACCCAATACCGCATCCAATGTCCAATACCCGGGTCCCGGGGCGAACGACACGCAAGTAGATCGGTGGAATCCTTCCGGAGAACTCATGGAGCGTCATCGCTTCGTGTTCCTCGAAGAACTCTCTCGTGCCGGGATCGGCGCGCGACTCTCCAGAGTAGATCGGGTTCTCATTCCAGAATCGGCGAATATCCTCAAGGGTGGGTTCTGCCGGCATCCTCTCATCCCATCCACAGGCGTGCTAATCCGAGAGGGCCCGCCCGACCGATGCGGATTCGCCTTTGGAACCAGCCACTCGTTGCTTGCGTTCATCGATCAGTTGCGCCCAGCGCATCCCTTCCTTCCCGCCCCAGTTGCGACAATGCTTGATAATCAAAATGAGGCATCCCAGTGTCGTGATGCTGGTCACCACCTTGCTCGTGCTCAACTTCTGCTCATAACGCAAGACAAACGGCACCTCCCCGATACGCGCTCCCATCATGCGGAACTTGATGAGTTTTTCGAGAGTACCCGTAAACCCAAGCCCCTTCAAATCGATGAATTTATTCCCAAAGATGTGGAGGGCGTCTTGAACTACCCCGACGCGATAGGCCCGGTACCCGCAGGTATACTCTTTGAGGCCGGGAACGGGGAACACGAGTTTGAAGAGGAGATTTGCGCAACGACTGATCGTTCGGCGATACCAATCCAGCCCGGTCTGTCCTCCGCCCGGTGCATAGCGAGAGGTGGTCACGACATCATAGCCCTCGTCGAGTTTTCTCACCATATCCGCGATGTGCTTCGGCTCATGAGTATCGTCGCAGTCCATTCGAACCAGAATATCATCCGGCACCGCCATATCGACCACGTACTCGAATCCGTCTCGGATGGTCTCTCCCAGCCCTCGATTATACCGATGCGCAATGACATGTAAAGGATACTGGGTTCTCAGCTCCTCCAGAATCTCTCCTGTCCGATCTTCGCTGCCATCATCCACGACGACCACGCGGTAGGTCCAACCATGCTCTTTCATCGTCTTGTCGATCTTTGCGAGTAAGGGACGAAGGGCTGCTTCTTCGTTATAGGCCGGGAGGACGATGTGAATCATGACACACTCCTTGCCCGAAACGGCATCGCCATTTCACCCTCGGAGACGACCAGCTCCGGCATGGAGCCCGCCGGAAAACGAATCGTACACATGACTGTCCCTTGTCCGTCTTTCTTGAGCCCGTCGAGCAATCCCGAAGAGTCGAACGTCACCTTGCTGCGGATCTCGGCAGGATGGAAATACTTTGCCGATCCCATATGAATACCCGTAAAGGACCTCGTCAGATCCAGAGATTGAAGCGGGAGCCCACCCGTGCTCTCCACACAATCGTGTATTTGCACTGCATCCGGGAAAAAGAGCAAGCGACGACGCAGTCGCAACGGCACGATCCGCTTCTTCAGAATCAATCGCGCGAGAATTCTCCGCCGTATCCATCCACCGAGGTGGATGCTTCGGAAGGCGGTCAGGTTCAAGATTCTCAGAAGGATGAATTTGACCGGAGTCAGCATCTCCTGACAGGCTTCTGCGAAATCAGTTTGGCAGCAGACGACATCCGTTTGTCCGGAATCGACTTCTCCCCCCAACCCAATGATCTGCGACGTCAGCAGTTTGTCCTTGCTCCGCGCGCAATATCCGGCATCTTCATAGGTGACGGCCGCAGGCTCCTTCGAGAAGATCCGGCATACTCCTCCCTTTGCGGTGTTGACCACCGCATAATAGGACGGCGAGCCGGAAACGACGATCCCGCAGTGCTGAAAACGATGCACACCGTTGAGCGATTCGCAGGGAAGCGGAGGAACGTTTCCAGCCGGAGTTGGTGGCCCAAGACATCCTTCAAGATAGGCATAGAGGAGAGAGGCTAAATTTTCCATATCCGATGCGTCTGGAGTCAGTACGTTGCCTTGTGTGAGTCGTTGGCGCATGAACCGCGCGACAGAATCCGCCAAGGGAACCGACGGCGCGAGCATTTCGAATCCGGCCGGGAAATACAGCGCCGTGTGCCGACTTCCATAGACGCCTCCGACACTCCCGTCCGGGTGTACGGAATAGGCGTAGAACGCTATGCTGCGCCGCAACGATTCAAGCAACCGCTCCGAACCCGTTCGCCGCCAGCAGAGCGCCAGATAAAAGATCCCGAGGGATTCATACCCTGGATCCGGACCATCGTACTCACGATACCAGCCTTCTGGCGACTGAGCAGCAAGAATGCGGCCCATCACGTCGTCTGCGCGGCTTCGCCATCGATCTTCGTTGAGAAGGTCGGCAGCTCCAAGGAACGCCGCTGCGAACAACGCCTGGTGATTGGTGATGACCGCATAGTCCTCGCGACTGTGAAGAGCGAATTCGCAACCTTGCCGTACGGCACGAACTACCCGCTCCCTGAGATGCGAACCGATACCCGAATCGATCAGCCTCAATGTCTCCACCAGTCCGAAGACCATGGCGAGTGTGACGCCATGATCCTGAGTAAACGGTCCGACAGAATCGAAGGCACCGTTCGGCCGTTGACGAGCGCACGTATACTCAATCGCCCCCGCGATCCAACTCAAGACCTGCGCATTTTGATGGTACGGATTGTTCGGAAAAGGCACGCGCCATAAAAGAGCCAACGGATAGAAATTGATTTGCAACATCGTGAGTGGGAAGTCATGAAATTTCCATGCCCAATGAGTTCGGTCAAAGCAGCCGAAACTCACCGAATGCGGTTCCCGGTCCAGACAACTCAGAAGGCGAGGGATCTGTTTGATCACCGACGGCACATAGAGGGCCGCACGTACCGGATCGACAGCGAGGCATTCGCGTCTTACGTTCATAGACAGGACGACCCTCTCGGCGGCAACGGATCATACGTCGCCGCCGCTTCATCTTGTTTAATCCGCGGGATATCGCCGGACCGTACCAAACGAACCGCCTCCAGAAGCAGCCGTGCGGCCACATGACTCGAACGATCGCGCAACGTGTGCTCCGTCATTCCGGATTCAAGTGGAATCTGTTCTTGCAGAATGATATCCCCCGAATCGATTCCTTCTTCGATATGATGAACCGTGACTCCGCTGTAGGGTTCTTGATTCCGCAGCACCCAATAAAAAGGATTCGGTCCACGGTGTTTGGGCAACAATGAGGGATGCACGTTGATGCACGCGAGGGAAGCGGCCGTGATGACCGGCAACTTTAGAATCTGACTGAAGGCAGCGACTGCGATGATCTCAGGACAGAGTGAACGTAACCGACCAACGGCTTCCGCAGAATTGATGTTGCGAAATTCAAACCGTTGAAGACGACGGGCAAGGACAAGTTCCTGCATCGAGCGATACCCCGACAGCGCAACGTGCGCCTTGCGCAACCGGATTCGCACCCACGAAAACAACAAATCGAACCCTCGCCTGGCGACGAATCCACCTCCATATTGCGACCACGATTTTCGCAACACAGGCAGAAAGCCGCGATTGGTCGGGCGATAAATTCCCACGATGACTTCAATCCGGCGGTCTGTCGCCAATGCGTCCAAACAGGTGATGCTGATCGGGTTATAATCGTTCCCTAAAAAAAGAACTCGCGTTTTTCCCGCTCCCTCGCCGGCCACGATCAGCTCATCTGCCTTGTTATCCAGCCACCCATCGATTGTGACAGGGACACCGGCAAACGTTTCCACACCGACCGCATGAATGCGAACGCAGGTCCGCTGCTGTCAAAATCAGGGAGTGCGCCGCCCCGATACGCGCGGTACACGGAATACATGGGGTGCTGGATGCCGCCCCATTTTCGTTTGAATCGCAGCAGCCCCGTCTGACGAGGAGAATCCGCGCCGAAATCGTAGTACCGGAATCCCTGTTTCGCCGCCCATTCGATCGTGTGCCAGAATATGACTTCACTCGGATAGCACTTTCGCCATACGTTTTGCGGAGCTGCGTAGGCCGGAGTGAACGACTCACATGAAAACAGACATATCATCGCATTGATGGGGATGCCATCCTTCCTGACCAAGGCCAGACAGGCCTTCCCTGCTCGAATGAGATGAGCATGGATCGCGGAAAACAAGGTGCGTGGGAAGGGAGGGATACCCATTGAAGAGCGGGTCCGTACAAACAGTCGACAGAATGTGTCCATACCTTCGACGGTGTTATCGAACTCAAAGGTGACTCCCTCTTTGGCGGCCTTCTTGATCGCCCAGCGGACGAAATCACGGTCCAGCGCCCTCCAGAGAGCCTCGACGCCAGGCGTGAGATCGACCCGCGTCGTGACCCAATGGCGGCGGGTGACGAATCCGCTCTCATGCATCACCTTGAGGTCGGGTTCATGGAACGATCGCAATTCGACATAACGACAGCCCAGTTCACGCGACAGTTCCGACAGGTACTCGTTCATCCTGGCGGTTACGCGCGGATCGACCGAAAGGATTCCCCCGCGATCTCGCATCGGCACCGAAACGAGCCGACGGCCGAAGATGCCCTTGACAAGGAAAAGCGGCAAGACCCCGACGATTGCGCCCTTGTCGTCTCGCACACAAATATAGTACGGCTGATGCCCCAATCCCTGCTGGGTCACCTGCCGCCAGGCAATGGTGTGATAGATCGTGCCGTCCGGATGGCGGGCCACAAATTTGTCCCATTCCTCGTGTTCCTGTGCCTCCAGGAGTCCGACCGACCATGCCGTCTGCGCACCGACCTGGATCGGGAGATCGTGGATCGCATGGTCGGTGGAATAGGCATCGAGTTCGCGCTCGTATTCCCCCCATTCCCTGGCCACTTGATTGGGAAGCGGCTTCTTCCATGACGAATCGATGTGTTGTTGAGCCCAAGCTTTCAGCCAACGTCCCCACCTCGGGTATAGGTCCTCGTTCATCGCTCGAGCATGATAATTCAGCACGACCACTCCGCCCGTGGACGCAGCGACATCGAGGAGACTTTTGGCATACCCGTCCGCATCTCGAATCCCGTTCGTTCTCAGTCGCTGATCGAAATGGTTGTCCATCCAGGCAGGCGGTAACTGCAAGACTTGCAACTCGCGCCGCAATTCCGGATCGAACGGACGGAATGGGTGGCAGATTCCTCTGCGATATCCGGGATAATACTCAAAAGCCAGCGATGTATCATAGAGAAACGTGCCCTCGTGCATTCGTAACGTTTCATGCGGAGCTGCCGGATCGAGATGCCAAAAGTGGTGCCGATTGCCTACAACCTGAACGCCCGCAGCCCGTTCGAGATCTTCCTTTTCTTTCTTGATCCCCCCCTTATCCTGGTAGGCCCGAAATGAGGTGTGTAACCCGATCTCATAGCCGGCATCTCGCAAAACGGCAAAGAGATCTTGGAATACCGGAGTGCGCACATCATAGAACGCATCGGGATTGCCTTGGGCGTATTGCAGCAGCGAGCCGCGCCGCACCATGAAGTAAAAAGCGGATTTGGATCCCATGGATCGTTCAAAATCGATCCAATCGGGAAATCCCCAGAAATGGCTGGAGCCATTCCAAATGTCTCTGATGGAGTTCCATGCGCGCACCCCTCGTTGCCGCAGGACGCGCACGCATTCGATCCAACGGATGATTTGTGGATAGTCCACGTCATGAGACAACACGAAGCTCGAGGCCAGCGCGAATGGTCGCCGTTCGAACCCTTGCTCTTCCCACAGTCGTCGGAGAAAGGCGCCGTAGATGGATACGACCGGTTTGTTCAGAAGCCCCTTCTGAATCAGAGCCGTGCGGCTCAGGTCCACATTGCCCCATCGATCCCACGGACAAGCGGTCTCCTGAGCACCATTGAGAAACCAATAGGAGGCGAAGACAATATCCTGCGGAAATTCCAGTCTTGCGCCGGTCCGACGAAAGGGCCCCGCTTTGGCGTCGCCGAAATCAAGGAAGGGCACACCTTCCGACTCGTAGACCGCTTCAGGCTCGACATACCGCATAGAAGCAAAGGGCCGCCTGTAGGCCGGAATGCGGACTTCCGCACGCACCTCTTTTTGACACCCATAATAG
Protein-coding regions in this window:
- a CDS encoding putative carbamoyl transferase, with the translated sequence MPVTTTMAASPLEAQVSSHAEPPSQVIQKKAFVHVDMDGLSAIHQGHGYRYDGAQDALYTSAVENSLAWFERHGVTATYFVIGSDLEGGEKRRAVETVVRAGHKIACHSLTHRYLNQLSSMDKREEIASGKKTIEDVLGIECQGFRAPGYSIDFESLEILRDAGYRYDSSIFPTNEFRERLGLQRLFPEPFLLFPESRLFEFPMPHPGPWLPPFHPCYAFYLSRFYFHAQVRRFSRRYNYLTMLFHLTDFSDRQPGLPSVRLKLYTNNYFSSRSKLRFLDVLFDRVKRDFALTTSEDLVRDWPRSAPDLSPRTILGISTTHETGACVVKNGQILSAINEERMSRIKLDDAFPPTRSIREAIQVAGINPKEIDAVAVSGLEPRDLLPRIVDSLKRDVTDFHSWNDYVPHFCRVAYRAFCLWRAMKYDTLGRFLETEYGIRPKIQYVEHHESHASAAFRTSTAQKALILVADGVGDELSITISRGAGSTIRRVAQYFYPNSFGQFYTACTQILGFKGGRHEGKITGLAGYGKPVPELIEKVERTFSAENGQFTLNKRYYAEGFIRPKFKEVLAGKVNLLTVEYRNYKMPLKRLLRGYKREDVAYAFQFLMERELVRLTQKYLAGERLPLVAAGGVMANVKLNMALAEQLDIDSFYVFPNMGDGGLCVGAALSLPAAEPKPVRDMYLGTEFTEKDCLAALKRYPQLHVTKPDCIADVVARALAERKIVARCDGRMEFGPRALGNRSILYHCGDKSVNDWLNQQLHRTEFMPFAPMALYEDYEEYFEIRKGRERPCEFMTLVVGCTDTMRRLCPAAVHIDGTARPQLVRREINPGMHDILSAYKHLTGISVLINTSFNMHEEPIVRSPEEAIFAFQQSHLHHLVLGPFFVGQGHL
- a CDS encoding Asparagine synthetase [glutamine-hydrolyzing] — protein: MCGIAGVIHRDRSHAVDQSIVRAMMTLLSHRGPDGEGLWGEGPVALGHKRLSIIDLEAGHQPMTNEDESIWIVFNGEIYNYLELRRELMRNHTFRTHSDTEVILHLYEELGERCLERLNGMFAFAIWDRRQQRLFAARDRMGIKPFYWMCDGKRFAFASEPKALIGAGLAAPDPDVQGLEEYLTFQLCLGERTLFRHIRKLEPAHYLTFRPFRDQEPSLVRYWDFNYEIDSHHTEDYYTEQLLLVLQDSVRLQLRSDVPVGAHCSGGIDSSTVVCLAAPVYGGQFHTFTGAFRDGPQYDETAYARSVSEHVNSRHHEVWPNWQDFVEVMPRLMYMMDEPAAGPGLFPQYCVSKLAREHVKVVLGGQGGDEIFGGYARYLVAYLEQCLKGVIFGTQDEGRYVVTWESIMPNLSLLRQYKPMLQHLWKDGLFDDMDQRYFRLVSRLDDADTLISRDVWNGRSQARMVAAFQEVFNNPSTKSYFNKMTNFDLKTLLPALLQVEDRTSMSVSLESRVPLLDHRIADLVTRMPPTARFKGGDTKRVFRDAVRVLLPETVFNRKDKMGFPVPLNEWSRGPLREFLSDILLGPRARQRGIYQVKEVERLLLHERSFGRQVWGLLCLELWFRAFVDGEQLPGAHPASAVGTGN
- a CDS encoding Glycosyltransferase, with translation MIHIVLPAYNEEAALRPLLAKIDKTMKEHGWTYRVVVVDDGSEDRTGEILEELRTQYPLHVIAHRYNRGLGETIRDGFEYVVDMAVPDDILVRMDCDDTHEPKHIADMVRKLDEGYDVVTTSRYAPGGGQTGLDWYRRTISRCANLLFKLVFPVPGLKEYTCGYRAYRVGVVQDALHIFGNKFIDLKGLGFTGTLEKLIKFRMMGARIGEVPFVLRYEQKLSTSKVVTSITTLGCLILIIKHCRNWGGKEGMRWAQLIDERKQRVAGSKGESASVGRALSD